Proteins from a single region of Hypomesus transpacificus isolate Combined female chromosome 9, fHypTra1, whole genome shotgun sequence:
- the slc6a11a gene encoding solute carrier family 6 member 11a — MEFILTVAGAIIGLGNIWRFPYLCYKNGGGAFLIPYILFLVTCGIPLFILETALGQYTSQGGITCWRKLCPLFEGMGYASQVIILYGSITYIVILAWAFLYLFSSFTVILPWASCNNSWNTDTCVLFDGKNNSGNWTSPLSTSSVVEFWQRRVLQLSSGIEDLGSIRWELALCLLLVWVICYFCVWKGVKSTGKAVYFTVTFPYVMMVVLLVRGVTLPGAMDGIYYYIHPNVTRLADPQVWMDAGTQIFYSYAISLGFLTSLGSYNKYNNNCYKDSFYLCLLNSGTSFMSGFAIFSVLGYMAKEQNVDISVVAESGPGLVFIVYPQAVTLLPFPQFWSVCFFTMIILLGVDSQFVGLETLMTSVTDVFPILLRRRYRREALLLVFCSVCFLLGLFMVTQGGPYILQLFDHYVCSGATLLFLSICQSVAIGWVYGADRFCDNIEDMIGYKPSTLLKYCWMYITPTICTGTFVFSVLKYSPLKFNNIYVYPWWAYGLGWFLAVSSLSLIPITMAFKLAKGKGTLWQRLQTLCRPAADLPMLQKERRNICRIENTEHKSSNNNINTI, encoded by the exons ATGGAGTTTATCCTAACTGTGGCTGGTGCTATTATTGGACTTGGAAATATATGGAGGTTTCCGTATCTATGCTACAAGAATGGCGGAG GTGCCTTCCTTATCCCTTACATCCTCTTCCTAGTTACCTGTGGCATCCCTCTGTTCATCCTAGAGACTGCTCTTGGTCAGTACACTAGTCAAGGTGGAATCACATGTTGGCGGAAACTCTGTCCATTGTTTGAGG GTATGGGATATGCCAGCCAGGTGATCATTCTTTACGGGTCTATCACCTACATTGTGATTCTTGCATGGGCTTTTCTCTACCTTTTCTCTTCATTTACTGTTATTCTACCATGGGCCAGCTGCAACAACTCTTGGAATACAG ATACGTGTGTTCTGTTTGATGGCAAGAACAACTCTGGCAACTGGACATCTCCCTTGAGTACTTCATCTGTTGTGGAGTTTTGGCA ACGTCGGGTTCTACAGTTATCAAGTGGCATCGAAGATCTTGGAAGTATACGGTGGGAGCTGGCTTTATGTCTTCTGCTGGTCTGGGTAATCTGTTACTTCTGTGTCTGGAAAGGAGTAAAGTCGACAGGGAAG GCAGTTTACTTCACAGTTACATTCCCCTATGTGATGATGGTGGTACTATTGGTCAGAGGGGTAACACTACCTGGAGCCATGGATGGCATTTACTACTACATCCACCCCAATGTTACTAGACTAGCTGATCCACAG GTGTGGATGGATGCTGGAACCCAAATATTTTATTCCTATGCCATTAGCCTAGGATTTCTGACTTCCCTTGGAAGCTATAATAAGTACAACAACAACTGCTATAA AGACTCCTTCTATCTGTGCCTGTTGAACAGTGGGACCAGCTTTATGTCTGGTTTTGCCATTTTCTCAGTCCTGGGCTACATGGCTAAAGAGCAGAATGTGGACATTTCTGTAGTCGCTGAGTCAG GTCCTGGACTAGTGTTCATTGTGTACCCACAGGCAGTGACCCTGCTTCCCTTTCCACAGTTCTGGTCAGTGTGTTTCTTCACCATGATCATCCTGCTTGGGGTGGACAGCCAG TTTGTTGGCCTGGAGACTTTGATGACCTCAGTCACAGATGTTTTCCCCATCCTACTAAGAAGACGGTATCGGAGAGAGGCGTTACTGCTTGTGTTCTGCAGTGTCTGCTTCCTACTTGGCCTTTTCATGGTCACACAG GGTGGCCCCTACATCCTCCAGCTCTTTGATCATTATGTGTGCAGTGGAGCAACTTTGTTATTCTTGTCCATTTGCCAATCAGTTGCCATTGGATGGGTGTATG GTGCTGATCGATTCTGTGACAACATTGAGGATATGATTGGTTACAAGCCTTCCACTCTTCTGAAATACTGTTGGATGTACATTACACCCACTATATGCACA GGTACTTTTGTATTCTCTGTGCTTAAGTACAGTCCTCTGAAATTCAATAACATTTACGTGTATCCCTGGTGGGCATATGGACTTGGCTGGTTCCTGGCAgtgtcatccctctctctgattCCCATTACTATGGCTTTCAAACTAGCCAAGGGCAAAGGAACTCTCTGGCAG CGTCTTCAGACATTATGTCGCCCTGCAGCCGACCTTCCAATGCTTCAGAAGGAAAGGAGAAATATTTGTAGAATAGAAAACACAGAACATAAGTCCAGCAATAATAATATAAACACAATATAA